In Flavobacteriales bacterium, one genomic interval encodes:
- a CDS encoding gliding motility-associated C-terminal domain-containing protein produces MRAILSIFFLCLVGVGFAATPVASFTENKGQWPDQVLYRVEFPGGALFVEREALIYVLRSGGHQHGHAGESLDEPAHAHAYRVQFVGGHAQGSEGRMKQPHYENFFLGDDPTKWGTGCALFGEVLLKDIWPGIDLRFDGRSGLKYEFIVAPGADPDQIKLRFEGHDDIVLKDDRLMVRTTAGEIVEEAPVSFYADGSVDDEILSAFSLKDNLLSFALEEAIDASRTLIIDPILTFGSFSGSTGDNFGFTATYDATGHLYGGGNVFDIGYPTTVGVLDPIFNGGTCDVGISKWSPDGTTLVWSTYLGGTGDDLPHSLVVNTNNELFVMGSTGSSDMPVTAGCFDPSFNSGSVAFVSSYNYPNGSDIYVAHFNATATSLIGCTYVGGLGNDGLNTGPLNFNYGDQFRGEIALDANEKPVISTITASIDMPTSPGAPQATNAGGAHDAYFFRLNAALTAMEWGTYHGGTEDDTGFGVQFDSAGNIFTTGGTQSSNLPTAGSPAAGSFFGSSDGYIARYSPDGSSLLSTTFVGTDNYDQSFLVQLDLLDNVYIVGQTHGAYPVTPGKYAVPNSSQFIHKFSNDLSTSIWSTRIGNGNGNEDISPSAFLVSDCGQIYFSGWGGGTNNVGVPINSTTIGLPTTPGAFQSTTDGSDFYLMVLEPDADALNYATFFGGAVSSEHVDGGTSRFDKNGTVYQAVCAGCGANSDFPTTPGAWSNTNNSFNCNLGVFKFDLAAPNVQIGIAGPNTICFPSDVQFTNTSTGGNTFLWNFGDGGTSTDYLPTHTYTEEGTFTVTLVMSDSYGCSPSDSASITVISNSGPVASVDPAPIICPGSSIQLNASGGDTYSWSPTTGLSDPTIADPIAAPAATTNYTVVASGICGTDTASVNVIVDIPAGTAMPDASVCIGDDIELSLLSGTVQSWDPDPTLSSTTSQTPTATPLDTTTYYVTIVSDQGCIVTDSITIYVIDGVPDPVLVDTAICTGYSVLLTGPVADSWNWQASADLTALNTQSTTATPIIGTTYYVVATNVCGSITDSVRVSLITVQPAAWPDTIVCPGAEVQLFANGGVEYSWSPPEALNYPDTASPIAVVWGPITYSIEVTDEHGCIGNTTLSLTTWPLPNVLADPDQIIEWGHTAQLGAVGDGLLVWETVETLSCDTCDSPIAKPDSSTTYTVTVTDVNGCKNTDVVTILLDGSLYVPNTFTPNGDGVNDVFRAWGKEIKTYKLYVFNRWGEQIFSTEQLTGFWDGTYKGVDSPIDTYVWKIHVSEITGNRRILYGHVNLVR; encoded by the coding sequence ATGCGAGCTATCCTTTCCATATTCTTCCTATGCCTTGTCGGCGTAGGGTTTGCAGCTACTCCTGTTGCTTCGTTCACGGAGAACAAGGGGCAATGGCCCGACCAAGTGCTTTACCGCGTGGAATTCCCCGGGGGAGCCTTGTTCGTGGAGCGCGAGGCGCTTATCTACGTGCTGCGTTCCGGCGGACATCAGCATGGTCATGCAGGTGAATCGCTGGATGAACCTGCTCATGCCCATGCCTATCGGGTCCAATTCGTGGGTGGTCATGCGCAGGGCAGCGAAGGCCGGATGAAGCAGCCTCATTACGAGAATTTCTTCCTCGGTGACGACCCCACCAAATGGGGAACCGGTTGTGCGCTGTTCGGAGAAGTGCTCCTAAAGGATATTTGGCCCGGGATCGACCTTCGCTTCGATGGACGAAGCGGACTGAAATACGAGTTCATCGTTGCTCCCGGAGCAGATCCTGATCAGATCAAGTTGCGCTTCGAAGGTCATGACGACATCGTGCTCAAGGATGATCGGTTGATGGTACGCACAACTGCCGGTGAGATAGTCGAGGAGGCACCCGTGAGCTTTTATGCTGATGGCTCCGTTGATGATGAGATCCTGTCGGCATTCAGCTTGAAGGATAATTTATTGTCGTTTGCATTAGAGGAAGCGATCGACGCATCACGCACGTTGATCATCGACCCGATCCTCACCTTCGGTTCCTTTTCCGGAAGTACCGGAGATAACTTCGGTTTCACTGCAACATACGATGCCACCGGGCACCTTTACGGGGGCGGAAATGTGTTCGACATCGGGTACCCAACGACCGTTGGCGTGCTCGATCCGATCTTCAATGGAGGTACGTGCGACGTTGGAATTTCCAAATGGTCGCCTGATGGAACAACACTTGTATGGAGCACCTATCTCGGTGGCACTGGCGATGATCTGCCACACAGTTTGGTGGTGAACACGAACAACGAACTCTTCGTAATGGGTTCAACTGGTTCCAGCGATATGCCTGTTACCGCAGGATGTTTCGACCCTTCTTTCAATAGTGGGTCCGTGGCATTCGTTAGTAGTTACAATTACCCGAACGGATCTGATATCTACGTTGCACATTTCAATGCAACTGCGACATCATTGATCGGTTGCACGTACGTTGGCGGCTTGGGTAACGATGGCCTCAATACCGGTCCGCTGAATTTCAACTACGGTGATCAATTCAGAGGAGAGATCGCATTGGATGCCAATGAAAAACCGGTGATCTCTACTATTACTGCCAGTATCGATATGCCGACATCACCCGGCGCGCCACAGGCAACCAATGCCGGAGGAGCACACGACGCTTATTTCTTCCGATTGAATGCAGCGCTTACTGCGATGGAATGGGGCACGTACCATGGCGGAACGGAAGACGACACGGGTTTCGGTGTTCAATTCGACAGTGCTGGGAACATCTTCACGACCGGTGGCACGCAAAGTTCCAACCTACCAACGGCCGGGTCGCCAGCAGCAGGGTCCTTTTTCGGTTCGAGCGATGGATACATAGCGCGTTATTCACCGGACGGTAGCTCCTTGTTATCCACAACATTCGTGGGCACGGACAATTACGATCAAAGTTTTCTCGTGCAATTGGACCTTCTGGATAATGTCTACATCGTTGGCCAAACGCATGGTGCGTATCCCGTTACTCCGGGTAAATACGCAGTACCGAACAGCTCGCAGTTCATCCATAAGTTCAGTAATGACCTCAGCACATCGATTTGGAGCACGCGGATCGGCAACGGGAATGGCAACGAGGATATTTCGCCTTCTGCTTTTCTGGTAAGCGATTGCGGACAGATCTATTTCAGTGGTTGGGGTGGTGGCACCAATAATGTAGGTGTACCCATCAACAGCACTACCATTGGCCTGCCTACAACTCCCGGTGCATTCCAATCCACGACCGATGGAAGTGACTTCTATTTGATGGTGTTGGAACCCGATGCCGATGCACTCAATTACGCAACATTCTTCGGCGGTGCGGTGAGCAGTGAACATGTGGATGGTGGCACTTCCCGCTTCGACAAGAACGGAACGGTTTACCAAGCCGTTTGTGCGGGGTGTGGCGCAAATAGCGATTTCCCGACCACGCCGGGTGCATGGAGCAATACGAACAACAGTTTTAATTGCAATCTCGGTGTATTCAAATTCGATCTCGCAGCACCCAATGTGCAGATCGGCATCGCCGGACCCAACACGATCTGTTTCCCGAGCGATGTACAGTTCACGAACACCAGTACCGGAGGAAACACCTTCCTGTGGAACTTCGGCGATGGCGGTACCAGTACGGATTACTTGCCAACCCATACGTATACGGAGGAAGGTACGTTCACGGTCACCTTGGTCATGTCCGATAGCTACGGTTGCTCGCCTTCGGATAGCGCATCGATCACCGTAATAAGTAACAGCGGACCTGTTGCGAGCGTGGATCCCGCACCCATCATCTGCCCTGGTAGTTCCATCCAATTGAATGCTTCGGGTGGAGACACATACAGTTGGTCACCAACAACAGGATTGAGCGACCCGACCATTGCGGACCCGATCGCAGCACCTGCAGCCACAACGAACTACACCGTAGTTGCCAGTGGCATCTGTGGAACGGATACCGCATCCGTGAATGTGATCGTGGATATTCCAGCAGGAACGGCCATGCCCGATGCGAGTGTTTGCATAGGCGACGACATTGAACTGAGCTTGCTTTCCGGCACCGTGCAGAGTTGGGATCCCGACCCTACTCTTTCCAGCACAACCAGCCAAACGCCGACAGCAACGCCATTGGATACGACTACGTATTACGTCACGATCGTATCCGACCAAGGATGTATTGTTACGGATTCGATCACCATCTATGTCATTGATGGAGTTCCAGACCCGGTACTCGTGGATACCGCGATCTGTACAGGTTATTCCGTACTCCTCACTGGCCCGGTTGCGGATAGTTGGAATTGGCAGGCATCAGCGGATCTTACTGCTTTGAATACGCAGAGCACCACCGCAACGCCGATCATTGGAACAACGTATTACGTGGTTGCCACGAATGTTTGCGGTTCCATTACCGACAGTGTTCGTGTGAGTTTGATCACCGTGCAACCAGCGGCATGGCCGGATACCATCGTGTGTCCCGGTGCGGAAGTGCAACTCTTTGCGAACGGTGGTGTGGAGTACAGTTGGTCGCCACCGGAAGCGTTGAACTATCCGGATACCGCATCACCGATCGCTGTGGTCTGGGGACCGATCACCTACAGCATTGAAGTAACCGACGAGCACGGATGCATTGGCAACACAACACTCTCACTTACCACCTGGCCTTTACCGAACGTGTTGGCCGATCCGGATCAGATCATAGAGTGGGGACATACCGCACAACTCGGTGCCGTTGGCGACGGACTTCTTGTTTGGGAGACCGTTGAGACCTTGAGCTGCGATACCTGTGATTCGCCGATCGCGAAGCCGGATTCCAGCACCACCTATACCGTTACCGTTACCGATGTGAACGGATGCAAGAACACCGATGTGGTTACGATCCTGTTGGATGGATCACTCTACGTGCCCAACACCTTTACACCGAACGGCGATGGCGTGAACGATGTGTTCCGAGCGTGGGGCAAAGAGATAAAAACCTATAAACTGTACGTCTTCAACCGCTGGGGCGAGCAGATCTTCTCCACGGAACAACTTACCGGCTTTTGGGATGGCACATACAAAGGCGTGGACTCACCGATCGACACCTACGTGTGGAAGATCCACGTGAGCGAGATCACCGGGAACAGGCGCATACTGTATGGGCATGTGAATTTGGTTCGGTGA
- a CDS encoding 3-hydroxyanthranilate 3,4-dioxygenase has protein sequence MPIRKPFNVHKWIEDNRDLLKPPVGNKNLYSEAGDYIVMAVGGPNARKDYHWNETEELFYQLEGDIEVGIQEDGKAVTIPIKQGEMFLLPGKTPHQPRRPAGSVGLVIECKREDREMKDGLLWFCDKCNNKLHETYFVLHNIETDFIPRFKEFYGSKELRTCNECGHEMETDPRFT, from the coding sequence ATGCCAATCCGCAAGCCCTTCAACGTACACAAGTGGATCGAAGACAACCGCGATCTGCTCAAACCGCCTGTTGGCAACAAGAACCTATACAGCGAAGCAGGCGACTACATCGTAATGGCCGTTGGCGGCCCCAATGCGCGCAAGGACTATCATTGGAACGAAACCGAAGAGCTCTTCTACCAACTCGAAGGCGACATTGAAGTAGGGATACAGGAAGATGGCAAGGCCGTTACCATCCCGATCAAACAAGGCGAGATGTTCCTGTTGCCCGGCAAAACACCACATCAACCGCGTAGGCCAGCAGGTAGTGTGGGCTTGGTGATCGAGTGCAAACGCGAGGACCGCGAGATGAAGGACGGCCTGCTCTGGTTCTGCGACAAATGCAACAACAAACTGCACGAGACTTACTTCGTCCTACACAACATCGAAACCGATTTCATACCGCGCTTCAAGGAATTCTATGGCAGCAAGGAACTGCGAACGTGTAACGAATGCGGTCACGAAATGGAGACCGATCCCCGATTCACGTGA
- a CDS encoding SDR family oxidoreductase yields MDTNLTGKHALVCGSTQGIGNAVAMEFARLGARVTLLARNADKLKAAVALLDTRQGQEHGILAVDMANTDALQKALAQLMKNGPVDILVNNTGGPPPGLAHEADTATFADAFRLHLLSYQTLVRAVVPHMKEQKSGRIINVISTSVKQPLPNLGVSNTIRGAVANWAKTLATELGPYGITVNNVLPGATGTERLAAIVKNKATKSGTSEDAASTAMKNEIPLRRFAEPEEIAYAVAFLAGPSGAYVNGINLPVDGGRTACL; encoded by the coding sequence ATGGATACGAACTTGACCGGTAAGCATGCCTTGGTATGTGGGAGCACACAAGGCATTGGAAATGCGGTTGCAATGGAATTCGCAAGACTTGGTGCGCGTGTTACGTTGCTCGCCCGTAATGCTGACAAGCTAAAGGCGGCGGTTGCGTTGTTGGATACGCGGCAAGGACAAGAACATGGCATCCTGGCCGTGGACATGGCTAATACCGATGCATTGCAGAAAGCCCTTGCCCAATTGATGAAGAATGGGCCCGTGGATATTCTGGTGAACAATACCGGAGGTCCACCACCCGGTCTGGCCCATGAAGCGGACACTGCAACATTCGCAGATGCATTCCGCCTGCATTTATTGAGCTACCAAACGTTGGTGCGTGCGGTTGTGCCCCACATGAAGGAACAGAAGTCCGGCAGGATCATCAACGTGATCAGCACCAGCGTGAAACAACCATTACCGAACCTTGGGGTGAGCAATACGATCCGTGGCGCTGTTGCCAATTGGGCGAAAACACTTGCAACGGAATTAGGTCCTTATGGTATTACGGTGAACAACGTGCTTCCGGGTGCAACAGGTACCGAACGCCTAGCCGCTATCGTGAAGAACAAAGCCACAAAAAGTGGAACCAGCGAAGATGCTGCCTCCACAGCCATGAAGAACGAGATCCCATTGCGACGCTTTGCCGAACCGGAAGAGATCGCATACGCCGTAGCATTTCTTGCCGGGCCTTCCGGTGCGTATGTGAATGGCATCAACCTGCCTGTGGATGGTGGGCGTACCGCGTGTCTGTGA
- a CDS encoding amidohydrolase — translation MAEIFSIDIHTHILPENIPDFGSKYGYRGFIHLDHHKPGCARMMMDDKFFREVQANCWDPRTRMDECDQQHVHVQVLSTVPVMFSYWAKAKDTLDLSMFLNDHIAGIVEKHPTRFIGLGTLPMQDTELAIQELERCKKIGLVGVQIGTHIHGVNLNEPRLFPIFQACEELDMALFVHPWDMMGADRLDKYWLPWLVAMPAETTVAISSMIFGGVLQRLPKLRVAFAHGGGSFPATIGRIEHGFDVRPDLCAVDNNVNPRDYLGKFWIDSLVHDPKVLQYVMELFGPARVALGTDYPFPLGELEPGTLIKSMPWDTTTKEQLLSGAALQWLGLEKGKFLPGI, via the coding sequence ATGGCCGAGATCTTCTCCATAGACATCCACACGCACATCCTCCCGGAGAACATCCCGGATTTTGGTTCGAAGTACGGCTACCGTGGCTTCATTCATTTGGACCACCACAAGCCCGGTTGTGCGCGCATGATGATGGACGATAAGTTCTTCCGCGAAGTGCAAGCCAACTGTTGGGACCCGCGCACGCGCATGGACGAATGCGATCAGCAGCATGTGCATGTGCAAGTACTCAGCACCGTGCCGGTAATGTTCAGCTATTGGGCCAAGGCGAAGGACACGTTGGACCTTTCCATGTTCCTCAACGATCATATTGCAGGCATTGTAGAAAAGCATCCTACGCGGTTCATCGGACTCGGTACGTTGCCCATGCAGGACACGGAGCTTGCGATCCAAGAGTTGGAGCGGTGCAAGAAAATCGGTCTTGTGGGTGTGCAGATCGGAACACACATTCACGGTGTTAACCTTAACGAGCCGCGCTTATTCCCGATCTTTCAAGCATGCGAGGAATTGGACATGGCATTGTTCGTACACCCGTGGGATATGATGGGTGCCGATCGGTTGGACAAGTATTGGTTGCCATGGCTGGTTGCAATGCCTGCGGAAACAACGGTTGCGATCAGCTCCATGATCTTCGGTGGTGTGTTGCAACGCTTACCCAAGTTGCGCGTAGCCTTTGCGCACGGCGGTGGGTCATTCCCTGCAACAATAGGTAGAATAGAACATGGCTTCGATGTACGCCCTGATCTCTGCGCAGTGGACAACAACGTGAACCCACGCGATTACCTCGGTAAGTTCTGGATAGACTCATTGGTCCACGATCCTAAAGTGTTGCAATACGTCATGGAACTCTTCGGCCCGGCCCGCGTTGCCTTGGGCACGGACTACCCATTCCCCCTCGGCGAATTGGAACCCGGCACCTTGATCAAAAGCATGCCGTGGGACACTACCACCAAAGAACAATTGCTCAGCGGTGCTGCATTGCAATGGTTGGGGTTGGAGAAGGGGAAATTCCTTCCCGGGATATAG
- a CDS encoding T9SS type A sorting domain-containing protein, producing MKNFYQTIAAMALAALMSANSVAQTNATLTSVAQKAGYALKKHSNGIAAPVDLSRGGSANDECADAIVITVGPSCVPVAGTATGAGESLAPNTCSTYTSPSANDVWFSFVATGTVSVISVTGGGDDVGGYDPIIEGYSGACASLVSINCIDATLRGEEEMLTLNTVIGTTYYYRVYNWDYGAAQTILDFTTCVYTPTGVPANDQCTGAVVQNLSIGGSVTFNGDNTGALDTEGFGIPQVWEAFTITDCAFLTLDYCGTTPAFENLFINLSVGCPGIDAIINTGYENTSCVDGNYTVQYQYVPAGTYYYPVLMDATATGPYTINVSAVACPAGFCDASADSCDEYIAQVICGTIDNTTLCTDGPAVDYTAQSTDVPQGSSLAITVLNGPNVYADDQVAVWVDWNQNENFADAGEAFILVSADASVTFTGTIDAPVDAVLGSTRMRIRMMWQGTPSPCGTSGYGEVEDYSVNVVGPIAAPVNDLCSSVTAQALNAGGSLTFTGTTAGATNTNDFEAGSDLEGLNPTVWHAFTTTECTNVTISYCDTDPAFEGVWIFLSPGCPAGNDYLLASTTDFTTCVSGNATMEYIALEAGTYYLPVQYDAVAANGPYSINVSAVACAPGYCVAGATTCDEYIAQVTFGMINNTSGCSDGPVVDYTAQSTTITQGSTVSMTVLNGPAFYPEDQVAVWVDWNQDEDFTDVGEAYALASADGAVSFTGDIMAPLNATLGSTRMRIRMLYTGNPSPCGNAAYGEVEDYTVNVDLSTGLSVIQDIAWSVFPNPSNGDITITYGGESDKVIIDVLDLTGRMIHSDVRALSSGQQVHLNLAGVLATGSYVLRLSGAQGVAEQRFVVR from the coding sequence ATGAAGAACTTCTACCAGACCATTGCTGCAATGGCGCTTGCGGCACTCATGTCCGCAAATTCCGTTGCGCAGACGAACGCAACGCTAACGAGTGTTGCGCAAAAAGCAGGTTACGCATTGAAAAAACACTCCAATGGTATTGCCGCGCCGGTCGATCTTTCGCGTGGAGGCAGCGCGAACGATGAATGTGCGGATGCGATCGTTATCACCGTGGGCCCGAGTTGTGTGCCCGTTGCAGGAACCGCTACAGGAGCAGGGGAGTCACTAGCTCCGAATACATGCAGTACATACACTTCGCCAAGTGCGAATGATGTATGGTTCTCATTTGTTGCGACCGGTACGGTATCGGTCATCTCCGTAACGGGCGGAGGCGATGATGTGGGCGGATACGATCCCATTATTGAAGGGTATTCTGGCGCTTGCGCGTCATTGGTGTCGATCAACTGCATCGATGCGACGCTGCGTGGAGAAGAGGAAATGCTTACGCTCAATACGGTGATCGGAACCACCTATTATTACCGGGTCTATAACTGGGATTATGGTGCGGCGCAGACCATTTTGGACTTCACTACCTGTGTTTATACTCCTACTGGAGTGCCGGCCAATGATCAGTGTACTGGGGCAGTTGTCCAGAATTTGTCCATCGGTGGTTCGGTGACCTTTAATGGTGACAATACCGGTGCATTGGATACTGAGGGCTTTGGCATACCACAAGTATGGGAGGCGTTCACGATCACCGATTGTGCATTTTTGACCTTGGATTACTGCGGAACAACGCCAGCATTCGAGAACTTGTTCATCAACCTGTCCGTTGGCTGCCCTGGAATCGATGCGATCATCAATACGGGTTACGAGAATACCTCGTGCGTGGATGGTAATTACACGGTACAGTACCAGTATGTACCAGCTGGAACGTACTACTACCCTGTGCTGATGGACGCCACCGCAACTGGTCCTTATACCATTAACGTTTCCGCCGTGGCATGTCCTGCTGGTTTTTGCGATGCAAGTGCTGATTCATGCGATGAGTATATCGCTCAAGTGATCTGCGGTACCATTGATAATACAACATTGTGCACGGACGGCCCTGCGGTTGACTATACGGCACAGAGTACCGATGTTCCTCAAGGCTCGTCATTGGCGATCACCGTATTGAATGGACCTAATGTCTATGCGGATGATCAGGTAGCGGTCTGGGTGGATTGGAACCAGAACGAGAATTTCGCCGATGCTGGAGAAGCGTTCATACTCGTTTCTGCGGATGCTAGCGTGACATTCACGGGTACGATCGATGCACCTGTTGACGCGGTGTTGGGGTCAACGCGCATGCGAATCAGAATGATGTGGCAAGGAACTCCCTCTCCGTGCGGAACATCGGGGTATGGCGAAGTTGAGGATTACTCGGTCAATGTGGTAGGGCCTATTGCTGCACCTGTGAACGATCTATGTTCCAGTGTTACGGCACAGGCGCTCAATGCAGGTGGGTCGTTGACATTCACCGGAACAACAGCCGGAGCTACGAATACCAACGACTTCGAAGCAGGTTCAGACCTGGAGGGGCTTAACCCTACCGTTTGGCACGCGTTCACTACGACGGAATGCACGAATGTGACCATCTCCTATTGCGATACGGACCCTGCATTCGAAGGTGTCTGGATCTTCTTAAGCCCAGGCTGTCCTGCAGGAAATGATTACTTACTTGCATCAACTACCGATTTTACCACATGCGTTTCGGGCAATGCGACCATGGAGTACATCGCGTTGGAGGCTGGAACCTATTACCTACCCGTGCAATATGATGCCGTAGCTGCAAATGGTCCATACAGCATCAACGTTTCTGCCGTTGCTTGTGCTCCAGGTTATTGCGTAGCAGGTGCTACAACATGTGATGAGTACATCGCACAAGTGACCTTCGGAATGATCAACAACACAAGTGGCTGTTCGGATGGACCGGTAGTGGATTATACAGCACAAAGCACCACGATCACACAAGGTTCAACCGTGTCCATGACGGTGTTGAATGGACCTGCTTTTTATCCAGAGGACCAAGTTGCTGTTTGGGTGGATTGGAACCAGGACGAGGATTTCACCGATGTGGGTGAAGCGTATGCGTTGGCATCTGCTGATGGCGCTGTATCGTTCACAGGCGACATCATGGCCCCGTTGAATGCAACATTAGGTAGTACCCGTATGCGGATCCGTATGCTCTATACAGGCAACCCATCACCTTGTGGCAACGCTGCATATGGAGAGGTTGAGGATTACACGGTCAACGTGGATCTTAGTACTGGCTTGAGTGTGATCCAGGACATTGCTTGGAGCGTATTCCCAAATCCGAGCAATGGTGACATTACCATTACCTATGGTGGCGAAAGCGACAAGGTCATCATCGACGTATTGGATCTTACAGGTCGTATGATCCATTCTGATGTACGCGCTCTTTCCTCCGGTCAGCAAGTACATTTGAACTTGGCCGGTGTACTGGCAACGGGCTCTTATGTACTTCGCTTGAGCGGGGCACAGGGAGTTGCGGAACAGCGCTTTGTTGTGCGTTGA
- a CDS encoding amidophosphoribosyltransferase, with protein MSDAIKHECGIALIRLRKPLEYYQEKYGTPLYGLNKLYLLMEKQHNRGQDGAGVATIKLDPTPGLNFIDRSRSTDKQAIQKIFAKIHGGYNEAISSDTNCLNDVAALKERMPFMGELLMGHLRYATFGKDGEENCHPRRRLNNWITRNLVVAGNFNMTNVDELFDLLVSIGQHPKERSDTMTVLEKIGHFLDKENDRLVQLHQQLGYNDRQVTKIMAEKLDVQSILKQSAIDFDGGYALAGMIGHGDAFVLRDPAGIRPAYWYADDEVVVVASERPAIQTAFALRTENVNELTPGCALIIRKAGTFSEEKILEPLEKRSCSFERIYFSRGSDRDVYQERMALGRSVCPAILEAVDHDLENTVFSFIPNTAEVAFYGMLKELDDQLDKVKERRILALGANPSAEKIRSILALRPRLEKVAIKDAKLRTFITADDARDDLVAHVYDITYGSVRRDVDDLVVIDDSIVRGTTLKQSILKMLDRLGPKRIIVVSSAPQIRYPDCYGIDMAKMGDLAAFRAAIELLQETTQENIIDDVYDRALEMVSRPFTEQENVVKAIYAPFTAEQISDKIAEMLTPPDIKAEVKVIYQSIEGLHAACPDHLGDWYFTGNYPTPGGNRVVNRAFINYMEGKNVRAY; from the coding sequence ATGAGCGACGCGATCAAGCATGAATGTGGCATTGCCCTGATCCGCTTGCGGAAACCCTTGGAGTATTACCAAGAGAAGTACGGTACGCCGCTTTATGGCCTCAATAAGTTGTATCTCTTGATGGAGAAACAACATAACCGAGGACAGGACGGCGCTGGGGTTGCAACGATCAAGTTGGATCCAACACCAGGCCTCAATTTCATCGACCGCTCCCGCAGTACGGATAAACAAGCGATCCAAAAGATCTTCGCCAAGATCCACGGTGGATATAACGAGGCTATTTCATCCGATACGAATTGCTTGAATGATGTTGCCGCATTGAAAGAGCGGATGCCATTCATGGGTGAGTTGCTAATGGGCCATTTGCGCTATGCTACATTCGGGAAAGATGGAGAGGAAAATTGCCATCCGAGACGCCGGTTGAACAACTGGATCACGCGCAATCTGGTCGTTGCAGGGAATTTCAATATGACCAATGTCGATGAACTATTCGACCTGTTGGTGAGCATTGGTCAGCATCCCAAGGAGCGCAGCGATACCATGACCGTTCTGGAAAAGATCGGACATTTCCTGGATAAGGAGAACGATCGCTTGGTGCAACTTCACCAACAGTTGGGATATAATGATCGGCAAGTGACCAAGATCATGGCTGAGAAATTGGACGTGCAAAGCATACTCAAGCAAAGTGCGATCGATTTTGATGGCGGCTATGCGTTGGCGGGAATGATCGGTCACGGTGATGCGTTCGTACTTCGGGATCCAGCGGGAATTCGTCCTGCGTATTGGTATGCCGATGATGAAGTTGTGGTGGTAGCGAGTGAACGGCCGGCCATTCAAACAGCATTCGCGTTGCGCACGGAAAACGTGAACGAATTGACTCCGGGTTGCGCGTTGATCATTCGCAAGGCCGGAACGTTCAGTGAAGAAAAGATCCTGGAACCGTTGGAAAAACGTTCGTGCAGTTTCGAACGGATCTATTTCAGTCGCGGCAGTGATCGCGATGTGTACCAAGAGCGTATGGCGTTGGGTCGATCGGTCTGTCCGGCCATTCTAGAAGCTGTGGACCATGATCTGGAGAACACGGTATTCAGCTTTATTCCCAATACCGCCGAGGTGGCGTTCTACGGAATGCTGAAGGAATTGGATGATCAGTTGGACAAGGTGAAGGAACGAAGGATCCTTGCACTGGGAGCGAACCCATCCGCAGAAAAGATCCGATCCATTCTGGCTTTGCGACCGCGGTTGGAAAAGGTGGCGATCAAGGATGCGAAACTGCGCACATTCATTACAGCAGATGACGCACGCGATGACCTTGTTGCGCACGTATACGACATTACCTACGGCAGTGTGCGCCGTGATGTGGATGATCTTGTGGTCATCGACGATAGCATTGTGCGCGGTACCACGTTGAAGCAGAGCATCCTTAAAATGCTCGATAGGCTAGGGCCGAAACGGATCATCGTTGTAAGCAGTGCGCCCCAGATCCGGTATCCCGATTGTTATGGGATCGACATGGCGAAGATGGGTGATCTTGCGGCGTTCCGTGCGGCCATTGAGTTGCTGCAAGAGACCACGCAAGAGAATATCATCGACGATGTTTACGATCGCGCCCTTGAGATGGTAAGTCGACCGTTCACTGAGCAGGAGAATGTGGTAAAAGCGATCTACGCACCATTTACTGCGGAACAGATCAGCGATAAGATCGCCGAGATGCTAACGCCACCGGATATTAAGGCCGAGGTAAAAGTGATCTACCAGAGCATCGAGGGTCTACATGCCGCTTGCCCGGACCACTTGGGTGATTGGTACTTCACGGGCAACTATCCCACACCGGGTGGAAATCGCGTAGTGAACAGAGCGTTCATCAATTACATGGAGGGGAAGAACGTGCGGGCTTATTGA